The genomic DNA CCGCCGGTGAGTCCGTGCTCGCCCGCTCCATCAAGTACCACCGCGCCCGGGGCCCCTACTGCTTCGCCGGCGCGTGCTCCCACTGCCTCATGCGCGTGGACGGCGTGCCCAACGTCTACACCTGCCGCGTGCCAGCTCGCGCGGGCATGAAGCTGGAGCGGCAGAACGCCTACCCCTCCGCCAAGGTGGACGTCTTCGAGGCGATCGACTGGTTCTTCCCCAAGGGGTTGGATCACCACGAGATGTTCGCCGGTGTGCCCGTGGCCGAGCAGGTGATGGCCAAGGTGGCGCGCCAGCTCGCGGGCCTCGGGCTGCTGCCGGCCTCGCCCGCTCCGGAGCGCATGCCCGCACAGACGCTGCGCACCCGCGTGGCGGTGGTGGGCGGTGGCGCATCGGGCCTCTCGGCGGCCCAGGTGCTGGCCGCCCGGGGCGTGCCCTTCCTCCTCTTCGAGCGCGAGGACACCCTGGGTGGCCGCTTCGTCGCGGGCGCTCCGGAGCTGGATGCCCCGAAGATGCCGGACACGAGCGCCCTGCCCCCGGGCAGCGTGCGCACGCGGGCCACCGTCATCGGCCTGTATGACGACGAGGCCGGCCGCTTCCTGGCGGTGGTGACGGAGGAGATGAGGCTCCTCAAGGTCTACGCCGAGCGCTTCCTGCTGGCGCCGGGCGGCCACCCGCCGTTGCTGCCCTTCGAGAACAATGACCTGCCGGGCGTGTACGCGGGCCGCGCGGCGAGCCTGT from Archangium lipolyticum includes the following:
- a CDS encoding 2Fe-2S iron-sulfur cluster-binding protein gives rise to the protein MRRLPDAASRGQSITMDLEGESVPAVEGEPIACSLVAAGESVLARSIKYHRARGPYCFAGACSHCLMRVDGVPNVYTCRVPARAGMKLERQNAYPSAKVDVFEAIDWFFPKGLDHHEMFAGVPVAEQVMAKVARQLAGLGLLPASPAPERMPAQTLRTRVAVVGGGASGLSAAQVLAARGVPFLLFEREDTLGGRFVAGAPELDAPKMPDTSALPPGSVRTRATVIGLYDDEAGRFLAVVTEEMRLLKVYAERFLLAPGGHPPLLPFENNDLPGVYAGRAASLLMRRYGVAPEVAALVGWGPELYALARLMEEHGTRVAAVVDLKGPVPPGAPAGATLGREPKAHGRSEVSGFSYADASGRRVKVDCDAVLVAVATSPSFELARQGGAKVEFDEAREVFAVVADADGRTAAPDVFVAGDVTGGRSMAESAASGRRAAEALLGGLS